AACAGCATCAGAGAACAGCACGGCCAGCTTCTGTTTATCCACAGCCGGGACAGCTGAGCTCTTAACCCTGGCTATACTCTTAAAACCAGAACAACCTTTCCCTGGCAGCATTTACTCATTGTTTTCTCAGCTTCATCTGTATCTgggttttctttccccagttaCCCAGCTGACTGTGCTCAGAGGGGCACGTAACGGAGATGACATTTTCTCTGGATCTGTGATTCCCAACTTGTAGGggggaaaaagcttttttgttttgttttgttttttaaataaacaaaacaccacaaccACACCCTTAACTCCCATAGCagttttcacttctgctttaaGATACAGCTCATTCACATGAGGGGCAAGGGTGTGACTGCACCCACGGGTGATGACAGCCGGCCACCTATCTGGGCTAGATATAGCGCAAAGGCGGCTTTGGGTCAGTTGAGCTCGGCGGTGAGCGAGGCAAgtcagagcaaagcagcaggctgATGTGGGAGTCTGGCATCTCAGCCAGGGCGATTATCCTGTCGTCTGTTTTTTCAGCCAAGATAAATCCTAAACGGAGGCAGATGGGAGATCTGTAACCTTTATGGGACATTCAGCTACAGTTCAAGGGGGTGATCGCATTTCAAAGACACAACAGGTTCCAGTTTGGGCTACTTTCCTTAGGATGCACTCGTCACTTGTGGGAAACCAAGTAAGTGGCTCCCCACCACTCACTGTCACCAGCAAACAGGACTGTCCTTCAAAATGATGATCCTTTGTGAACAGTAACTAGAGCAATTACTACCCACAGCAACAAGAGGACAGACTCAGCTGATACATGCAAAGAGAAGGTGGCTTCAAGAGCCGCGTTCGTTCAAACAAAGCTTATAAAAgatctgaggaagaaaacattttgatataACAGCTTTCACTGGGCTGTCACTACTAGAAGTGACCAGAGCATTTCCTTTAGTTCCAGTGGGTTTTCTTGTGAGCCCTAATACATCGATATTTGGGAGAGTTCCCATGCTTGCTCACCGGGAATACAAAGTGTCCTctagaaacacattttctaacTGAATAAACTTCTGCTTGGTAGATGCTGGTAGGAGCGGCACGTGTAAGGCAATGGAGTACTTTGATACTGCAAGTGACAATACAGGAGAGTCTCGGGTAAGACCCAAATTCATAATTATTAAAATCCAGAGCAATCAAAAGCTAAGTCATAGATACATTTTGTAAGAGGATAGGATTGAGGAAATCCCGAGAGAACATAACCATCTCTTTATGTTGCATCTTCAGCTCCATACAGCCATCTTTCCCCTGGCACAAGGGGCTGTACACGGTACACACTGCTGGGAGAGGCTTTCTGGGACTGCATCTCCAGCTCCATCTGACCACGATGGCACCACAGCCCCCCAAAGGGCAGCACATCCCATATGTTTGCTTGGCATATTTTAATTGGTGGAAAATTTCACCTGTTTTCCAGGTGAATTCAGTCTCTGACTACAGAAATTATGTAAGCTCAACATCTGAGCATGATTTATGGACAGTTCTTCATGCTGGAAAGGCAGgacaagcagaaaagcagctgataCAAAACCCTGTGGGTTTGACCATAACTAATTGCACCCCTTGTCAGCAAAAGCTCAAGCAAGCCTGTTGTCTCACGTTTGTGCACTGACAATGCTTCTGCATCACGAATTCCAACTTTCCCTCTTTTCAAATCACCATCTGCTGCATCAGCCTCAGTCTGCTGCTATTATTACTGATGCTGAAGGAATTCAATAGCCATTAACCGCTAAACGTAGACTAGCAGGAGCCCACCGTTACCAACACAGCTATTTCCAAAAAGACAAACAGCACCAGCAGGCTCACAGATTGTAACGGCTGTTTCACACGTTCTACAGCAAAGAACAAAGTGTCTTGTCTGACAATTCATTACATGtggttttcattaaataatgaTCACAAAGCCACTTAGCATTCAGCACAAACACGTATCCACCTGCATACTCCAACGACTTACCTGTAGATCAAACTGAGATTTCAGTATTAGAGGTAGGAAGAGGCACCCAGTGTCCCCTTCTTCTATAGAATtcataatttcacattttccatcaTAACTCTCTCTCTTGAAGGAAagtttggactttttttttttttcccagcgcTTGCTCTCTGATGGGGAACTCATATAAGAACAGAAGGGAGCCACAGCTTGTGCCAGTCAACTTGTGTTGCAAACATCTAACACAAAATACTCATGAAAGTATCTCACAAATAGTGAGCAGAAGCACAGAACATTTAGTGTTCTACCCGAGATCATCTCAATCTGGAAAGTAAGAGCTTTGACAAGTTAAATATCAGTAATACTGATTTTTCACTCAAGTGTTACCCTATGTGCAATGCCCCGAGTCTTGCGCTAAACAACCTCAAAGCTGTGCagaaccagctgtgtcagggtCGGGTGGTCTTCACGAGCTCACATCAGGCTGCATTTGGCAATTTGGGGAATGCTCAAGAAAGACAACACTCTCCAGGACAGGCTGTACCACACAATCCAGAACAGCAGAAGCCACCGAATCCCACATATTTCTAAATCCTCTAGGTTACATCATGAGCAGAGACCAAAAAGGACCAGGACAGGCCAGTGCGTCAGATGACTTTTACATTTCCCCAACATCTAACGCTTACAGCAGCACTCTGCAAAGTGTTACCTAAATGACAAGCAAGATTTGTACCATGATTTCTACATCTTCATTTTTAGCACTAGTCACAAAAGAAGTGACctaaaaatatcaagaaaatataaaaaattgaCATATGATACACCAGTCCCTCCTCTCTCAAAGACACGTAGAGTCAGCTCACCATTACAGATCAAAGGCACACCATGATACAGCCCAAGGAAgtcttttcaggaaaatgtgaaaaagcattttaaaatgctacttttttattattattattgttttcaggATGAACTTACTGGCAACTTTTATGTCAATACAAAAGTTCTGTTATAATCTTCAGTAAATGCCAAATGATATTAAGGTGATTAACTTTAAATTACATCATATCACAGCCACGTAACTGCCAGGAGAGATTTATCCAGATCAGCTAAACTGAACTCAAACTTCTAAAAGTCATTTTCCATGAGTGCATTCACTGTCTTTCAATTTTGCTTTAATGTCAGTGTGTAAATTTACAATGCTTTATTCGCATATGGCACTAGAGGTGTAATAATAAATTCCATAATGCTTCCACTTCAGGGGTTTTGTAGAAAGAAATTGCCTAACAGTTACACATACACTGGAGTCTGAGATTAAGAGTACAAAGCATCAAGTAAACTACATGACACTACAGCCCTGAATGTGAAAGCTACttgagcagagaggaaagaggCCAAGAAGATACTTTCAAGGGCTCCTCAGAGAACAGTTCCATAAGGTGATTGCTGGATGGGTCAGACACAAAATGATGCCACCTGCAACCTGCTGCTATTTCCACTtcacactagaaaaaaaaagaaaaaaaaaaaaagaaaaagaaaaacctctacGAAATTGTATGCCTGCCTTTCATCAGGAACTGTATCtacaagctttatttttatcccaGACATATTGCAGGCTGCCACTTAAAACTGTGCTCTCTTTGAACCCTTATGTACAATCAGTGCACACAAAAGATTTTGGTCGTGCCTGGTGCATTTTTTCAATTCCACCAATATCATTTCCCAAGgctaatttttcatttcaggacaATACCAATTAGAGGAGGGacagttcattttcttatttatttattttatttctgggaaTTCCTTTCATCCTGTGTTGGATATCAAAGAAACACAGTCCTTTCTCACTATGTTCAAGCCTAGAAAAAGAGGTAATGGGATTTTAATGAACAGTGCTTATTAGTGTTCTTTTCCTAATCAAAGTTACACATTCAGAGGACAGCAATATAGTAAGACTATGCTTGGTCTACGGAATATTTGCTGAACTGCTAGCACCAAAGGAAGCAACAGAGCTGTAGCCATGTCTTCTCAAATCTTTGTCTGAAAATGTTGAGATataacttctctttttttttctttttttttttttttaattccatgttCATGAAAGTGCCTATAGATGAGAGATGTAACACTATTTTAAACACCAGTCCTCCACGAAGACATGTGGGCAGACACTATGTATGTACGCATCCTAAGAATTCACTTGGCTGGCAGTCTAGATGATTGCCAGTGTAGTCCAGGTTCAGTGCTcgttgttgtgttgttttttttttttttcttttacaaaggaCCAAACACATTGTTCTGTAAGAGAGATCTTGAACTCTTCAGTGTCTTCTCCAAGAGAGGCTGATCTCATCACGTGCAGAAGGAAATGCTCATGTTCTGCATTACACGATCCACTTGTCCAATTCTACTATTTCCTCTCCCACTCcagaaactgcaagaaaaattaaatttaaaccaCATTATATTCTGCTACATTGCCATGCAGCTGGAGCTATCAGCCTGCCATGCTTCTAGGTCTGCAACCTGACTCAGGGGACGTCAGATGGGTCAAAGTGGCAGGAATTCCCTCCGAGGAGATAAATCCCAGCAAAAAATCCTGTGGGCCCATGGCGGATGGAGAATCACATGCCagctctttaattaaaattacagcAAGTCAAATAGCTGAtacttttcccctctcctggtAAGGGGGATGAGACATTGTTCACAAGGGTGTTCTGCCGTGCCTCGCTGATCAGCCGGCAGGCTAAGTCCAGGAAGAGTTTTTCCACATTATCCGATTCTTTCGCTGAGGTTTCCAGATAGTACATGTCCTGTGCTTCGGAGAACTCTGCGGCTCTTTGCTGGGAGACTTCCCTCTTATCGGCTAAATCAATCTTATTACCTGCATTGGTGGAAGATTGTAGAGAGGGAATTAATTTGacttccaaaacaaaagaaacacaagttGATATGGGATGAAGAAAAGTTTGGTACTGTACATATGTGTGGATAGGCCTTTTGATGTGAAACTCACTGCTTGCTCTCCCCTCCAAATAATGGATTCCCTGATACACAGGTCAGGTTCATTTAATATCAGCTCACTTAATGGAACATGGCCTGTGAACATCCAAGTCCGTCAGCTTTTATTTAGTACTAGTGCATCTGTTTGCTGCTATCAACTGACATTaaagaatttccattttaatatctATTGAAAATTCTCCTGCTCTGGCTCTGAGGAGCACTTAAAATGTCAATTATAGCACGTGAGACACTAAGTGTGATATTTCTCATGTCGTTACAAGCTTTAAAGGCAGTCTGGTACAGAAGACTGCTTTCCTATCTTAATTAAATATCCCTGCAACTGATTTGGCTGCTGAGGCTGGAGCACAGACGGGCTCGGGGGCACTCACAGAGCGAGGTGGGGCAAGGAACCAGCCCCCTCCTTCAGAGAGCTCATTTTAGCAGGGAGTTGATTAATGCCCCCAGCAACCATCTGATATAATTACAGCCTATTACAGGCCACTTCACTTCAAATATGATGTCTTTGCCATAAATTAATCTTACAAAGAAGGTAACAGAGCAGTCCCTGTGATAACAAGGGACTGTGTCCAGGGACTCGTCAGGTTCAGGAGGAAACCTCTCCTGGCCTTGTGTCTGGAGGTGGTGTGAGAACCAGCAGGAGAAGACTGCACTAGCAAGCCATCTCCCATTGCCCTTCTTTCATCCAATATTCCCCTTCTTTCCTGATGAAGCAATTTATTGAACACACTGTATACACTGCAGTTACTCTTTCTAAACAAATTCTCACTCAACACAAGCACTTTATGGGTGTTACCATGTTTAAAGTGTGTGCTGTGGaagttatttatatttcacGCTGCAGATGCTGATAATTAACTTAACATTCCCTAAAAAATCTTATGTACATTTGTTAGtcatttattaattatttctgagcCATTTGTACATGTGCCATACTCTTCTTCTGGAGTGTAGTGAGTTTCTTGTATGGCAGCTCCTTAAATCCCAAGACTCACTTGCAATACCATTGGGGCATGTAAAGCTCAAAAGACCTTTAAAGACACCTTAAAGGTATTTTATCATCctctagatttttcttttaaacagcaAGCTACTAAATGAAATAACGATACTGCAGTATGAAACTTGCCAGCTTtccccaaattatttttctattgctCTTTGTATGCTCTTTTTCTATTGCTCTTGGGCCTTTAAAAGCCAAGTCCTGACTATCAGATACTGAAAGCAGAGCATGCAGAAGCATGGGTAAGCAAAATAACCTTCACCTTGCATATAGCAGACAGATGGCCTGGGGTCTGTTTTAGCTTGAGTTGAAGCTGCTAGATTAACATGGcattcagtatttatttttaggtttcCTAAAATCCAGACAAAAATAACCAGTTTTCCAGCTCTGTCTTACCCATGAATGCTAAGATGCACAGAGCATCCTGGTCTGGTTCCCACATCTTGTCCCACTTAAGCCAATACTCCAGCTGTCCACAGCTGTGGGGTACATCAACCTACAAGCATCACCAGCTTGAGCATATCCTCATAGATCTGTGGAGATCTGAGCTGGGAGTCACAAGGGATAAGCCTGCATTTTTAGCTCTGCCATAATCAATGCTTCAGTCCCCTATGGGACTGACCCGAGGGAAATATCCACCTCTGCACACAACAGCCTTCAGGCTTGAGACAGGACCAGACTTCGAGAAGCACCTAGGGTGTCCTGAAAATCTCCACCAGCATGCTGGGGTTGTCTGCTGGAGGAATGGTCCAAGCGGGTGGGTTTAAGGCACCAGCTACACCCTGCACCCACACATGGTTACAGCTCTGCTTTATTTGCACCAGTTTGAGCCTCCTGCACCTCCACGTCACGCAGATACcactccttcctccctccaacACCTCCATCTGCCACCAAGTGCCCACCATCGCAGCACCACCCCGCGGAGGGAGGCCGCTGACTTACCCACTAGCACGGTGATGACCTTATTGCTGGCGTACTGCTCGATTTCTCGCAGCCACTCGGGGAGGCATCGGAAGGACTCTTCGCAGGTGATGTCGTAGGTCAGTATCAAGGCGTTGGCACTGCGGTAGTAACTCTGCGTTATGGACCGGAACCGCTCCTGGCCTGCCGTGTCCCAGATTTGCAGCTTTTGACACaacaagggggagtggagaggagaaaaaaaaatcattttaaggtTTTTAATTGGTAGAAGCACTGTTTTGACCTAAACACCTCCAGGGTACAACCACTGCTGGGAAAACACTTAGCTCTTCTTCCCTTTGGCTTTCCATCCCCCAaccttttttgcttgtttgtttccatttctgcttttgcagattGAAATGCAAGGCACAAAGTCAGCTGGCATTGCTGCCGACCTCCCCGGCAAGCTGCAGGTCCGTCAGCATTCAAGGGCCTTGCAGCATCTCCCTCggccagagctgctggcttGGAATTACAGCGCAGGCACCGGCAGCAGAAggtctcctctctcctccttgcCCTGCAGTCCAACCCACAGCAGGGTCTGTCCCAGAGGGAATAAGGAAGCCAACACGTAGCTCCCAAAGTTAGTTATTTATCCTGAGATGATGCACTGAAGGGTGGATACCACGGGAGTGGACAAAGCTCAGGTTTGCAGCTGAAGGCTCATCCAAGGACTCTGACACGTTTCCTCTACAAACTTCAGACATCCCTCCCAGCTGCTCGCCACCTTCCTTCCTGATGTGTAGAAGTGACTGGCATGTCCCTAACTACAGCTAAGAGGTCATGTGCTTAACCACTGCTTGGCAAACTCTCTGggtccagaaaaaaacaacattcatttCGCAATATGAAACAAACCCGTACCATTTTTGTAACAACCATCTGACAGCTTTTGGTGGCTCATTAAAACCACAACTTTTCAAAAAGCAGGCAAAGAAAAGCAtcccaaatgaaaacatttcgGCATAAAAGAGCATTTCTctgcttcagcttttattttttaagcaccGCTCCCTGGAACTTAGTATGCGAAAGGCTGATTTCTAGCCAGaatcctgaagaaaaattaaaagtatttgatattttttccatatatacaGCAGCCCATAATAGAGCAAGCCTTGTTCTTGCCCAGTTTCAATGTCAAACTAGGTCAGCTACTCATCATAAATACGTGAGCTTGAAACAAGAGCCCCCATTAGCAGCTTTCAGATGTGGGGTATGATTctgaaaaagtacatttttgcaGAGAAAGGAATTTGCTGCTGGCTCGCAGCTCCTGGCACCTCTGAGCTTAATCTCTCGGCATAGCTTTGTTTAAATAGCTGAATATGGCACCTGCAGTAAAGGGCCACACAAAACCATGTGTGACACTATTTGCACATAAAATTCAGGTAACAAACGagttctgtttaaaacaaaccagCCTACAAActccagcagacagaaaaagcacagataattttgttgctgttgttgtgcAGCTATTTCCCAGGAAAAATATCTACAGGTTGGTGTAGTGGTTAACTCTAgttaataaatgcatttcatttatcGGAAAGATCTCTGACAGATTAAGACTTGATGTGACCGTGCTTTTCCACCGCTTTTAtgtaacagattttaaaatcaaaagggGGAGAGGGTTTGTAGCTGGGCAGGCCTGTGACTACCTGCAAAAAACAGTCACCTGGATGCCAATTTTCTTGGAGCCATGCTTTCCTCTCCCCTGACACTTGCATGTACATTTAGCTCTTAGTACGTTCAGTGCATATGGACACTTCCACCAAGTGCAGTAGGATCACAGGTGCATGCAGCAGAGCCTTGTCTTTGTAGCAGTGAGGATGCTTATCTTCGGCTGGCACTATAATTACTTTCAAATTTGTGTAGCCTCTCAGTACATACATTGCTCATATTTTTGGTTATGTCTGATGATTTGTTAGAAATGatcagacatatatatatatgtatatatatataaaacacctAAAATTCAAAGGGCTGTCTCAGTTTACCTGCCAGCGAGCCTTAGTAGCCACTCACATCTGAAATAGCTTGCACACAACTCATGCTAGCAAGGCTCTTTCCTCTGActttcaaatgcaattttaaagcCGGAAAgtatttttcccagaaattcacacacacacacacacacatatagtTTTTAAGTCTTAAAACTTTCTTGGTGAATGGCTCTGCTCTGACCCTGGATCCCAATGCCATGCAGGAgatgctgcccagcactgaagCAGTCACAGCTTGGCACTGTTCCATGAGCTAGTGCCTCGTTTGACTGAGAtgtcatttttcccctctcagctcTGAGTCATCCCTGCTTTTCCCGCTTATTAAATGTTTACTCTCACTGGCGTTGCTTGCTCAGAAAGTTTCAGCTACAAGCTCAGTCCCTGCCTGCACTGATGCAAGAGGCAGAAAGGAATCATTTTGCCTTTCAGACTCTATAAGACTTGTTCAAACACCAAAATGTGTCCTACTAAACTTCTTCCCACACTGCTGTCATTGTGGCTGAGCTCTGGTGACTCCAACTTACTCCTCTGGTGGGTGATGGGAATGGGCTTTGAACACCCCGAATGGTGCTCATGACTTTCTCTTAAGGAGTCTGAATCCTCAGTCCAAACTGGTGTTAAACAGGATCATGTCACGGGAGCAACAAGTCGAACGTAGGCAGAACCTTGATGACTTCTCCTAATTTCTGATGTTCAAAACCTGGACCAAGAAGAAAACCTGGACCAAAACCTGGTACAAGAAGTGTTGTTGAGGCTCCGCCTGTACCTGGCAGGGACCACAGATGGCGGCGCCACAGGAGCAGCCAGGAAAGGACGGGTGTCTGAAGAGGATGGGAAAACCTTCCTCCAAGATTGCCTTTCTCCCTCTAAGAGAGTCTCAGTACAGTGGGATTACACCAGGTATGGAACAGATAAATGACCTCCACCTTCAGTGGAGTTCCACTAAACTATGTGCTGACAGCACAGGAGCTATGTGGGATGCTCAGCACTTTCCTGCCTGTTGCTCTGTCCCACAGCAGCATGTCGAAGGTTAACTCAGTCTGTATCTGATGAAGGTATCTACATCTCCCGTCCTCCACCTGCTCATTCTGCAAGGCCTTTTGGTCAAGGACCATCACTTGCCATAGCAAATGTACAGCTCCTCGTGCAGCAGGGTGGCAACCTCTTGATATGCTTTTAAAGTCTGATTTCCATCCAATTTTCTACTCAGAAAACCTCTGCACTGAAACAtgggtggaaaaaaacacagggcTGAAAATCTGCACAGTCCACTGTTTCCATCCCATCACTTGCACATGCTTAAAAACAAGTTTCAATCCACCCAGCCACTGTCACACTGCTGCCACTCTCCCACCTGCTCATCACTAGATAAGATGAAggcatcaaggaaaaaaaatgttgtttttcactTCAATACCCACGGgcttaatgcagaaaaaataattccaggtGTCAAGGACCCTGGACACCTTGACATCAGGGGCTCAttctcttctcccagctctCAAATGCCAATAGCTCTGGTGAAAGCTCTGCTAATGACTTAAGTAGTGCCAGCCAACATCTCTGAGCACTGGAACTGAACCATAGATCCCACAAAAGCATTAACTTGGGCCCTGGTGTGTTTTGGCCCAGACAAAATAGTTCCCTGACAAGCAATACCCAAGCTAGGTTCAGCAGGTAGCATGGGACAAGGAGTTGCCCAGTGATGATTTGGTTGCAACCACCCTGTCTTGGAAGCAGATAGTCAATAGTGCAGACATTGCCCTTCTTATGTCAACCTGTTGACCAAAGCACCAGTATGGTGAACATCTCCACTTTTCTCAGGTCTGTAACTCAACAGAAGTGGGAAACAAGCCTTCGTTCTTCAGAACCGCACCAGCCCAGCCATCTCAGGAGCTCACAGGAGAAAACCTTTATCAGGCACATCCCAGTGGGAACTCAACAGATTCCATCTTACCAGCAGTGCAGTAAATGGAGGCTGCATTGAAATGCTTCTTTGTGCTTTCTCAACCCCAGCCAGGCACCATCTCAGGATCTTCTGAGCAAGAACAGAGCTTTGCAAGatctcatagaatcacagaatggtttgggttggaaggcactttaaagatcacctaattccaaacccctgccatggacaaggacacctcccaccacatcaggttgctcaaagccccatccaacctggcctggaacacttccagggatggggcatctcCCCTTCCCATGCTCCTGATGgtgcattttcaaaacatgaCAGGCAGTCCTGGACCTTCCAGCAGCAGGCATGCTGCAGCAAGAAATCCAAACTACGGTGCCACCATATGAGTTTATATTGAAAACCATCAGGTTCCTACCTTTACTTTTTCACCGTTTATCTCCACAGTTTTAATCATAAAGTCAACTCCAATCGTGGCGCCTTGGCCTGGTGGAAAAAGCccctgaaagaaaacacagttttgttaAACAAGTTGTGTAGCAAGAAAAACTTCCCTCTGGGTGCCCATCTCTTTGCCATCCCTACTCCTCCCTTGCTCAATTCTCTGGACACTTAGATGGGAGGACACCTCCAAAGGAATTGCCCTGAAAGATGTGCCTGCTTCCTCCACCACTCAAAGCAGGGGGGACAGAGACCAGGGCAGGCTCTGCACACTGATCCATCTCCACAGCATCCATCCGAAGAAGCCACAAAATCCACTGCCACCTCCTTGTTACGGGGAGCTAAACAAAAGACCACATTTCTCCAGCACAAAGGTAACTATAATTCAACCCCTAATGCTGTTGCAAGCAGTTGATTTGAAAGGTAGGAAAGCAAACAGGAGGATgtataaagggaaaaaggagaggggaaaaaccCTCCTGCTTCTGTGCACTCAGAAAAGGCAGGGGAAAGGCAGGCTGGGTCCCTCTGACCCAATTCTCCATCGCCTTGAAAGAGATGAGGAAAGGTCCTGCCACAGTGAGGAAAGGAATCCCCAGGgcatccccagcagctcccgcGTGGCCAGATCCTGCTCCCAGAGCACAGCCCATGGCTGGCAGTGCTCGATTTCGAGAAAGGAGCAACAGCCAACTgaacaaaaacaagcagagTTTTCTGATTTCTGGTGTCCCAGCCTACAAAGCCGTGTTGTTTTTGGGGCACATCCATCCCctatagcagcagcagcactgccaaagTGCAGGCAGCAGTGACGGCTGCAGATTTCATGGTTAACCCTTTGGGACTAACCAGCTTCATTGCCAGCAGCTGGTACAGGCAAACCGCATGTTTAACATCACTacagttttaaaacttaaaCTGATGATTCCCAGAAGGGACTGCAACAACAGCGACAAAAGAAACATAACTTGCATTTTAGAGTACACCATGCAAACTCTTCTCTGAGCCCAAATCACAGATGCCTAGTCCTCTTCCTGCTGTTCTGTTACAGAGGGAAAACAGTCCTGAAACCTTTGTATTTGATTCATTTTCCCCAGTCAGGTAGATATGGGCTGAGCTGGCCCCCACTGTTACTGCAAGCTTTTCAGGAGCTGGTGTATGTAAAGCCACAAATACAGGGAGCACAGATTTTTCCCAGGCAATGCAACATCTCATTTTGCTGCCAGAATCGCACTCCACTGCTTCA
The nucleotide sequence above comes from Oxyura jamaicensis isolate SHBP4307 breed ruddy duck chromosome 1, BPBGC_Ojam_1.0, whole genome shotgun sequence. Encoded proteins:
- the RAB30 gene encoding ras-related protein Rab-30, with amino-acid sequence MSMEDYDFLFKIVLIGNAGVGKTCLVRRFTQGLFPPGQGATIGVDFMIKTVEINGEKVKLQIWDTAGQERFRSITQSYYRSANALILTYDITCEESFRCLPEWLREIEQYASNKVITVLVGNKIDLADKREVSQQRAAEFSEAQDMYYLETSAKESDNVEKLFLDLACRLISEARQNTLVNNVSSPLPGEGKSISYLTCCNFN